AATAAGAAAAAAGTACACAAATTTGTGTACTTAAAATAAATAAACAGGTAGATTATGTTTCTTTTTATCATCTTTCACTCTAAAATTACGAAGTGATCGTTTAAAGATATGTTGAGTCGCCTTATCTACTCCATCTTTTGGAGAGCAACAAATAATATTTGGATTTACAAACCAAGTTCTTGAAGAACATGTACGACCTTCTTCAGTAGTCATTCCAGCTTCAGCAACACCTAAAATTCCTTTTTTTAAAAGACTATTCATAGTCCTAGAAATGTTTTCTCTTGTTTTACCAAACTGCTCTGCAAAATAACTAGGTGTAGCAGAATTTTGAATATCCATTCCTTCTAAAGACTTTTCAATAAGTACATTAGTTTTAAATTCTAAATAAGCCGAAACTTTAAATAAAAATGCTTGCTCTGAGTCCGTGATATACCTAATCTTTATTAGATACTCAATATTCTCATTAATCATTTGCGTAAACCTCACTTTATCAGAAGGTTTCTTCTTTTTACCGAAAAAGTAATCATCTCCAGTAACTTGTTTCATCATATTAAGTACTTGATTAACTTGGTCTTGAGAAAAACCTTTTAATTGTTCTATTTGCTTTCTTTCTAAATCAATATCTCTTAATCTTGCATTTTTTTCTGCTTGTTCAAAATTTAATATGT
The genomic region above belongs to Priestia aryabhattai and contains:
- a CDS encoding MarR family transcriptional regulator, which codes for MKKNNILNFEQAEKNARLRDIDLERKQIEQLKGFSQDQVNQVLNMMKQVTGDDYFFGKKKKPSDKVRFTQMINENIEYLIKIRYITDSEQAFLFKVSAYLEFKTNVLIEKSLEGMDIQNSATPSYFAEQFGKTRENISRTMNSLLKKGILGVAEAGMTTEEGRTCSSRTWFVNPNIICCSPKDGVDKATQHIFKRSLRNFRVKDDKKKHNLPVYLF